In a single window of the Atlantibacter hermannii genome:
- the topB gene encoding DNA topoisomerase III, which produces MRLFIAEKPSLARAIADVLPKPHRRGEGFIACGNDQVVTWCVGHLLEQAQPDVYDSRYARWNLADLPIVPQKWQLQPRPSVAKQLNVIKKLLADASEVIHAGDPDREGQLLVDEVLDYLALPAEKRKQVQRCLINDLNPQAVERAISRLRANSEFVPLCVSALARARADWLYGINMTRAWTLLGRNAGYQGVLSVGRVQTPVLGLVVRRDEEIENFVAKDYFEVKAHIVTPKDERFVAVWQPSEACEPHQDEEGRLLNRALAEHVVKRIAGQPADVTSYADKRETEPAPLPFSLSALQIEAAKRFGLSAQNVLDICQKLYETHKLITYPRSDSRYLPEEHFAGRHAVINAISVHAKALLPQPAVDADIRNRCWDDKKVDAHHAIIPTARSSNVSLSQDEAKIYTLIARQYLMQFCADAVFRKCTIELDIAGGKFIAKARFLAEAGWRALLGAKERDEDNDGTPLPVVAKGDTLLCEHGEVVERQTQPPRHFTDATLLSAMTGIARFVQDKDLKKILRATDGLGTEATRAGIIELLFRRSFLVKKGRYIHATEAGRALIHSLPEQAARPDMTAHWESVLTQISEKQRRYQDFMEPLVQTLHSLIDQARVTPVRQFRGLVAPQTKGESKTRFTRRKKKPDAPSSQNAAG; this is translated from the coding sequence ATGCGGTTATTCATTGCCGAAAAACCCAGCCTTGCCCGGGCAATTGCCGATGTACTGCCTAAGCCCCATCGTCGGGGCGAGGGCTTTATCGCCTGCGGTAACGATCAGGTGGTGACCTGGTGCGTCGGGCACCTGCTGGAACAGGCGCAGCCGGATGTCTACGACAGCCGCTACGCCCGCTGGAATCTGGCCGATCTGCCTATCGTCCCGCAAAAATGGCAGCTTCAGCCGCGTCCGTCGGTTGCGAAACAGCTCAACGTCATTAAAAAACTGCTCGCCGATGCCAGTGAAGTGATCCACGCCGGTGACCCGGATCGCGAAGGGCAACTGCTGGTGGACGAAGTGCTGGACTATCTGGCCCTTCCTGCTGAAAAGCGTAAACAGGTGCAGCGCTGCCTGATAAACGACCTCAATCCCCAGGCGGTAGAGCGGGCGATTTCCCGCCTGCGCGCTAACAGCGAGTTTGTTCCGCTGTGCGTCTCGGCGCTGGCGCGCGCCCGCGCCGACTGGCTGTACGGGATCAACATGACCCGCGCCTGGACGCTGCTGGGCCGAAACGCGGGTTATCAGGGCGTGCTTTCCGTCGGGCGGGTGCAAACGCCGGTGTTAGGGCTGGTGGTGCGACGCGACGAAGAGATCGAAAACTTCGTCGCTAAAGATTATTTCGAAGTCAAAGCGCATATTGTTACGCCAAAAGACGAACGGTTTGTGGCGGTGTGGCAACCCAGCGAGGCCTGTGAACCGCACCAGGATGAAGAAGGGCGGTTGCTCAACCGGGCGTTAGCGGAACATGTGGTGAAGCGGATCGCAGGCCAGCCGGCGGACGTCACCTCCTATGCCGACAAGCGTGAAACCGAACCCGCGCCGCTGCCGTTTTCGCTGTCGGCGCTGCAAATCGAAGCCGCGAAACGCTTTGGCCTCAGCGCCCAGAATGTGCTGGATATCTGCCAGAAGCTGTATGAGACCCATAAGCTTATTACCTACCCGCGCTCAGACAGCCGCTATCTGCCGGAGGAGCATTTTGCCGGACGCCATGCAGTAATTAACGCCATTAGCGTTCATGCAAAGGCGTTGCTGCCGCAGCCCGCCGTTGATGCGGACATCCGCAACCGCTGTTGGGATGACAAAAAAGTTGATGCGCACCATGCCATTATTCCAACGGCGCGCAGTTCAAACGTATCGCTGTCGCAGGATGAAGCGAAGATATACACCCTGATTGCCCGTCAGTACCTGATGCAGTTTTGTGCCGATGCGGTCTTTCGTAAATGCACCATCGAACTGGATATCGCGGGCGGCAAATTCATTGCCAAAGCGCGTTTCCTGGCGGAGGCTGGCTGGCGCGCATTGCTGGGCGCGAAAGAGCGCGATGAAGATAACGACGGGACGCCGCTGCCGGTGGTGGCAAAAGGCGATACGCTTCTTTGTGAACACGGTGAAGTGGTGGAACGGCAAACCCAGCCGCCGCGTCATTTCACCGATGCCACGTTGCTCTCCGCCATGACCGGGATCGCGCGTTTTGTGCAGGATAAAGATCTCAAAAAAATCCTGCGCGCCACCGATGGTCTGGGCACGGAAGCGACCCGCGCCGGCATTATTGAGCTGTTATTCAGGCGCAGCTTTTTGGTGAAGAAAGGGCGTTATATTCACGCTACCGAAGCAGGGCGCGCGCTGATCCACTCCCTGCCGGAACAGGCTGCCAGACCGGATATGACAGCGCACTGGGAGTCGGTGCTGACCCAAATCAGCGAAAAACAGCGACGCTATCAGGATTTTATGGAACCGCTGGTGCAAACCCTGCACTCGCTGATCGACCAGGCACGCGTCACGCCGGTTCGTCAGTTCCGTGGGCTGGTCGCCCCGCAAACCAAAGGCGAATCAAAAACGCGCTTCACCAGGCGCAAGAAGAAACCGGATGCGCCTTCTTCTCAAAATGCGGCGGGCTGA
- the astA gene encoding arginine N-succinyltransferase — MMVIRPIERNDLGPLLKLAGKTGGGLTSLPEDEVTLGERIERSIATWKGTLPKADQGYVFVLEETETGQVAGICAIEVAVGLNEPWYNYRVGTLVHASKELNVYNALPTLFLSNDHTGSSELCTLFLDPEWRKEGNGYLLSKSRFMFMAAFRDHFNDKVVAEMRGVIDETGYSPFWESLGQRFFSMAFSRADYLCGTGQKAFIAELMPKHPIYTHFLTPEAQAVIGQVHPQTAPARAVLEKEGFRYRDYIDIFDGGPTLECDIDRVRAIRKSRLVEVAEGQPAVDETFPACMVANEKYDMFRVMLIRANPDTPRLVLDAATLDALKCQPGDTVRLVRLCPEEKKS, encoded by the coding sequence ATGATGGTTATCCGCCCCATTGAGCGCAATGATCTGGGGCCATTGCTTAAACTTGCCGGGAAAACAGGCGGCGGACTAACGTCACTCCCCGAAGATGAAGTGACTCTCGGTGAGCGCATCGAGCGGTCCATCGCCACCTGGAAAGGCACCTTACCCAAAGCCGATCAGGGCTATGTTTTTGTGCTGGAAGAGACGGAAACCGGACAGGTGGCGGGCATTTGCGCCATCGAAGTGGCGGTGGGGCTCAATGAGCCCTGGTACAACTACCGGGTCGGCACGCTGGTGCACGCCTCCAAAGAGTTGAACGTCTATAACGCGCTGCCAACGCTGTTTTTGAGTAACGACCATACCGGCAGCAGCGAACTGTGTACGCTGTTTCTCGACCCGGAATGGCGCAAAGAAGGCAACGGCTACCTGCTGTCGAAATCGCGCTTTATGTTTATGGCCGCGTTTCGCGACCACTTTAACGACAAAGTGGTGGCAGAGATGCGCGGGGTGATTGATGAGACCGGCTATTCACCGTTCTGGGAAAGCCTCGGTCAGCGCTTTTTCTCAATGGCGTTCAGTCGTGCCGACTATTTGTGCGGTACCGGCCAGAAAGCTTTTATCGCTGAGCTGATGCCGAAGCATCCGATTTACACCCATTTCCTGACCCCGGAAGCCCAGGCGGTAATTGGCCAGGTGCATCCGCAAACTGCGCCAGCCCGCGCCGTACTGGAAAAAGAGGGATTCCGCTACCGCGACTACATCGATATTTTCGACGGCGGTCCGACGCTGGAGTGCGATATCGACCGGGTGAGGGCAATACGTAAAAGCCGCCTGGTTGAGGTGGCGGAAGGCCAGCCAGCCGTGGATGAAACGTTTCCTGCCTGTATGGTCGCCAATGAAAAATATGACATGTTCCGCGTCATGCTGATCCGCGCTAACCCGGATACCCCGCGTCTGGTGCTGGATGCTGCCACGCTGGATGCCCTGAAGTGCCAGCCTGGCGACACGGTGCGGCTGGTGCGTTTATGCCCTGAGGAGAAAAAATCATGA
- the astC gene encoding succinylornithine transaminase: protein MSSSITRQNFDEWMIPVYAPAPFIPVRAERSTLWDQQGKSYIDFAGGIAVNALGHANPELRKALEEQAGKLWHTGNGYTNEPILRLAKQLIDATFADRVFFCNSGAEANEAALKLARKYAHDVYGPQKSGIVAFKNAFHGRTLFTVTAGGQPAYSQDFAPLPPDISHAVYNDLQSAAALIDDNTCAVIVEPIQGEGGVVPAEPAFLKGLRELCDRHNALLIFDEVQTGVGRTGSLYAYMHYGVTPDVLSTAKALGGGFPIGAMLTREQFSRSMTVGTHGTTYGGNPLAGAVAGKVLDIVNTPDVLNGVKQRHDAIVEHIDAINRKHNLFKAVRGVGLLMGCVLSDNYAGRAKELLQLAAEEGAMVLIAGANVVRFAPSLIISDDEIGVGLERFARACERFVAKAPS, encoded by the coding sequence ATGTCTTCGTCAATCACCCGACAGAATTTCGATGAATGGATGATTCCGGTTTATGCGCCAGCGCCTTTTATTCCGGTTCGGGCAGAGCGATCCACGTTGTGGGATCAGCAGGGTAAATCTTATATTGATTTCGCTGGCGGCATTGCGGTTAACGCGCTCGGCCATGCCAATCCTGAATTGCGCAAAGCGCTGGAAGAGCAGGCCGGGAAGTTATGGCACACCGGTAACGGCTATACCAACGAACCGATTCTCCGTCTGGCGAAACAGCTGATTGATGCCACCTTTGCCGACCGGGTGTTCTTCTGTAACTCCGGCGCGGAAGCCAACGAAGCGGCGCTGAAACTGGCCCGTAAATATGCCCACGATGTCTATGGCCCGCAGAAAAGCGGCATCGTGGCATTCAAAAATGCGTTTCATGGCCGCACGTTATTTACCGTCACCGCGGGTGGTCAACCGGCGTATTCACAGGATTTCGCGCCGCTGCCGCCGGATATTTCCCATGCGGTCTATAACGATCTGCAATCCGCTGCGGCGTTGATAGATGACAATACCTGCGCCGTGATCGTCGAACCGATCCAGGGCGAGGGCGGCGTGGTACCTGCGGAACCGGCGTTCCTTAAAGGACTGCGCGAATTGTGCGACCGCCACAATGCACTGCTTATTTTTGATGAGGTGCAAACCGGCGTGGGGCGTACCGGCTCGCTGTACGCGTACATGCATTATGGCGTGACGCCGGACGTGCTCTCCACCGCGAAAGCGCTGGGCGGCGGCTTCCCGATTGGCGCGATGCTGACCCGTGAACAATTTTCCCGTTCAATGACCGTCGGTACGCACGGCACCACCTATGGCGGCAACCCGCTGGCAGGTGCGGTGGCAGGTAAAGTGCTGGACATCGTTAACACCCCTGACGTGCTTAACGGCGTAAAACAGCGCCATGACGCCATTGTGGAGCACATCGACGCCATCAACCGTAAGCATAATTTGTTTAAGGCGGTGCGCGGCGTGGGCCTGCTGATGGGCTGTGTGCTGAGCGATAACTATGCCGGACGGGCAAAAGAGCTTCTGCAACTGGCCGCCGAAGAGGGTGCGATGGTGCTGATCGCCGGGGCCAACGTGGTGCGCTTCGCGCCTTCGCTGATTATCAGCGATGACGAGATCGGCGTGGGTCTTGAGCGTTTCGCCCGCGCCTGCGAGCGTTTTGTTGCGAAGGCGCCGTCATGA
- the astD_1 gene encoding N-succinylglutamate 5-semialdehyde dehydrogenase, which yields MSLWIDGEWIDGQGETLEKYNPVTGESLWRGLAASAEQVQQACIAARHAFPGWAREPFSARQAIVERFAALLESHKSELTDIIARETAKPRWEAATEVTAMINKVAISVKAWHARTGEQVTPMADGAASLRHRPHGVLAVFGPYNFPGHLPNGHIVPGLLAGNTLVFKPSELTPAIAERVVQLWQEAGLPKGVLNLVQGGAGNRTGAGGIAGY from the coding sequence ATGAGTTTGTGGATAGATGGCGAATGGATCGACGGTCAGGGCGAAACGCTGGAAAAATACAACCCGGTAACGGGCGAGTCGCTGTGGCGGGGCCTCGCCGCCAGTGCCGAACAGGTTCAACAGGCCTGTATCGCGGCGCGTCACGCGTTTCCCGGCTGGGCGCGTGAACCCTTCAGCGCCCGTCAGGCGATTGTCGAGCGTTTTGCCGCATTGCTGGAAAGTCATAAAAGCGAACTGACCGACATCATTGCCAGAGAAACGGCCAAACCGCGCTGGGAAGCGGCGACGGAAGTGACCGCGATGATCAATAAAGTCGCTATTTCGGTCAAAGCCTGGCATGCGCGCACCGGCGAGCAGGTGACGCCGATGGCAGATGGCGCGGCATCGTTGCGCCATCGCCCGCATGGCGTCCTGGCGGTATTTGGGCCGTATAACTTCCCCGGCCATCTGCCAAACGGCCATATCGTGCCGGGTCTGCTGGCGGGCAACACGCTGGTGTTTAAACCCAGCGAACTGACGCCGGCCATCGCCGAACGCGTCGTCCAACTGTGGCAGGAAGCCGGATTGCCGAAGGGGGTGCTGAATCTGGTGCAGGGGGGCGCGGGAAACCGGACAGGCGCTGGCGGCATCGCCGGATATTGA
- the xthA gene encoding exonuclease III, which produces MKFISFNINGLRARPHQLEAIVEKHQPDVIGLQETKVHDDMFPLEEVAKLGYNVFYHGQKGHYGVALLTKETPVSVRRGFPDDDEEAQRRIIIAEIPSPLGNLIVINGYFPQGESRDHPTKFPAKEKFYRNLQQVLETELTKDHPVLIMGDMNISPTDLDIGIGEDSRKRWLRGGKCSFLPEEREWMGRLLDWGLVDTFRHANPQTNDRFSWFDYRSRGFDDNRGLRIDLLLASHPLAERCVETGIDYEIRGMEKPSDHAPVWATFKF; this is translated from the coding sequence ATGAAATTCATCTCTTTCAATATCAACGGCCTGCGCGCCCGCCCGCATCAACTCGAAGCAATTGTTGAAAAGCATCAGCCTGACGTAATCGGTTTGCAGGAGACGAAAGTCCACGATGACATGTTCCCTCTCGAAGAGGTGGCGAAGCTGGGCTATAACGTTTTCTACCACGGCCAAAAAGGCCATTACGGCGTGGCGCTTTTGACGAAAGAGACGCCGGTGTCCGTCCGCCGCGGTTTTCCTGATGATGATGAAGAGGCCCAGCGCCGTATTATCATTGCTGAAATCCCGTCGCCGCTGGGTAATCTGATCGTGATTAATGGTTACTTCCCGCAGGGAGAAAGCCGCGACCATCCCACCAAATTCCCGGCGAAAGAGAAGTTCTATCGCAATTTGCAGCAGGTGCTGGAAACGGAACTCACCAAAGACCATCCGGTGCTGATCATGGGTGACATGAATATTAGCCCGACAGATCTGGATATCGGCATCGGTGAAGACAGCCGTAAACGCTGGCTGCGCGGCGGGAAATGTTCCTTTTTACCGGAAGAGCGCGAGTGGATGGGACGCCTGCTTGACTGGGGGCTGGTGGACACCTTCCGTCATGCCAATCCGCAAACCAACGATCGCTTCTCCTGGTTTGACTACCGCTCCAGAGGCTTTGACGACAACCGCGGTCTGCGCATTGATTTGCTGCTGGCGAGCCACCCGTTGGCGGAACGCTGCGTGGAAACCGGAATCGATTATGAGATCCGCGGTATGGAAAAACCGTCCGATCACGCGCCGGTGTGGGCGACGTTTAAATTTTAA
- the gdhA gene encoding NADP-specific glutamate dehydrogenase, with translation MGQTFSLAQFLNTVAARDPHQVEFAQAVREVMTTLWPFIEQNPRYRNNALLERLVEPERVIQFRVVWVDDRNQVQVNRAWRVQFNSAIGPYKGGMRFHPTVNLSILKFLGFEQTFKNALTTLPMGGGKGGSDFDPKGKSDGEIMRFCQSLMTELYRHLGADTDVPAGDIGVGGREVGYMAGMMKKLSNNTACVFTGKGLSFGGSLIRPEATGYGLVYFVDAMLKQHGMGMEGMRVAVSGSGNVAQYAIEKAMAFGARVVTASDSNGTVVDEAGFTAEKLARLCEIKASRDGRVADYAREFGLTYLEGKQPWGVPVDIALPCATQNELDTDAARTLIANGVKAVAEGANMPTTIEATDLFLEAGVLFAPGKAANAGGVATSGLEMAQNAARMGWKAEKVDARLHHIMLDIHQACVAWGEEDKQVNYVRGANIAGFVKVADAMFAQGVI, from the coding sequence ATGGGACAGACATTCTCTCTGGCGCAGTTTCTCAATACCGTTGCTGCGCGCGATCCACACCAGGTTGAGTTCGCGCAGGCCGTTCGCGAGGTGATGACCACTCTGTGGCCCTTTATCGAGCAGAACCCGCGCTATCGCAACAATGCGCTGCTGGAACGTCTGGTTGAACCGGAACGCGTGATCCAGTTCCGGGTTGTCTGGGTGGACGATCGTAACCAGGTGCAGGTTAACCGGGCATGGCGCGTTCAGTTCAACTCTGCTATCGGCCCGTATAAAGGCGGGATGCGTTTCCACCCGACGGTTAACCTGTCCATTCTTAAATTCCTTGGCTTTGAGCAAACCTTCAAGAATGCCCTTACCACACTGCCCATGGGCGGCGGCAAAGGCGGCAGCGATTTTGATCCGAAAGGGAAAAGCGACGGCGAGATCATGCGGTTTTGCCAGTCCTTGATGACCGAACTGTATCGCCATCTGGGTGCGGACACCGATGTGCCCGCCGGGGATATTGGCGTCGGCGGTCGCGAAGTCGGTTATATGGCGGGCATGATGAAGAAGCTGTCCAATAACACCGCCTGCGTGTTTACCGGTAAAGGACTGTCATTCGGCGGCAGTCTGATCCGCCCGGAAGCGACCGGTTACGGGCTTGTTTACTTTGTGGATGCGATGCTGAAACAGCACGGTATGGGCATGGAAGGGATGCGCGTGGCGGTGTCTGGTTCCGGCAACGTGGCCCAGTACGCCATCGAAAAAGCCATGGCGTTCGGCGCGCGCGTCGTGACCGCTTCGGATTCTAACGGCACCGTGGTGGACGAAGCTGGCTTCACCGCAGAAAAGCTTGCACGCCTGTGTGAAATCAAAGCCAGCCGCGATGGTCGCGTCGCCGATTATGCCCGGGAATTTGGCCTCACTTATCTCGAAGGTAAACAGCCGTGGGGCGTACCGGTGGATATCGCGCTGCCCTGCGCGACCCAGAACGAACTGGACACCGACGCCGCCCGTACGCTGATTGCTAACGGCGTGAAAGCCGTGGCGGAAGGCGCGAATATGCCGACAACCATCGAGGCTACCGATCTGTTCCTCGAGGCGGGCGTGCTGTTTGCGCCAGGCAAAGCGGCAAACGCGGGCGGCGTAGCGACCTCAGGTCTTGAGATGGCGCAGAACGCGGCGCGTATGGGCTGGAAAGCGGAGAAAGTCGATGCCCGCCTGCATCACATCATGCTGGATATTCATCAGGCCTGCGTGGCGTGGGGTGAAGAAGATAAACAGGTTAACTACGTGCGCGGGGCGAATATTGCCGGATTCGTCAAAGTCGCGGACGCAATGTTTGCGCAGGGCGTGATTTAA
- the astD_2 gene encoding N-succinylglutamate 5-semialdehyde dehydrogenase, with translation MGGNNPLIVEDPADIDGAVHLTIQSAFVTAGQRCTCARRLLVKRGAKGDAFLARLVNVAARIRPAEWDAEPQPFIGGLISPQAAERVLTAWQEHLARGGKALLTPELVRPGASLLTPGIVELTGVADVPDEEVFGPLLCVYRYDDFNEAIAMANNTRYGLSSGLISPQREQFEQLLLEARAGIVNWNKPLTGAASTAPFGGVGASGNHRPSAWYAADYCAWPMATLESPTFALPDTLSPGLDFSSEEPA, from the coding sequence ATGGGCGGGAATAACCCGCTGATTGTTGAAGATCCGGCGGATATCGACGGCGCGGTGCATTTAACTATTCAGTCCGCATTCGTGACCGCCGGGCAGCGCTGTACCTGCGCGCGCCGTCTGCTGGTCAAACGCGGAGCCAAAGGAGACGCCTTCCTGGCGCGCCTGGTGAATGTCGCGGCGCGTATTCGTCCGGCAGAATGGGACGCGGAACCGCAGCCGTTTATCGGCGGGTTGATTTCGCCCCAGGCGGCTGAGCGGGTGCTAACTGCCTGGCAGGAGCACCTGGCGCGGGGCGGTAAAGCGTTGTTAACTCCTGAGCTGGTTCGGCCTGGTGCATCACTGTTAACGCCGGGCATTGTCGAACTGACGGGCGTAGCGGATGTGCCGGATGAAGAGGTTTTCGGTCCGTTGCTGTGCGTCTACCGCTATGACGATTTCAACGAAGCCATCGCGATGGCGAACAACACCCGTTATGGTTTGTCGAGCGGACTGATCTCGCCGCAGCGCGAGCAGTTCGAACAACTGCTGCTGGAAGCGCGCGCCGGGATTGTCAACTGGAACAAGCCTCTGACCGGCGCGGCCAGCACCGCGCCGTTTGGCGGCGTGGGCGCCTCCGGCAACCACCGCCCCAGCGCGTGGTATGCCGCTGACTATTGCGCCTGGCCGATGGCGACGCTGGAAAGCCCGACTTTCGCGCTTCCGGACACGTTAAGCCCCGGGCTCGATTTCAGCAGTGAGGAACCAGCATGA
- the selD gene encoding selenophosphate synthase has protein sequence MKEAIRLTQYSHGAGCGCKISPKVLETILHSNQAKFIDPQLLVGNETRDDAAVYDLGNGTCVISTTDFFMPIVDDPFDFGRIAATNAISDIFAMGGKPIMAIAILGWPVEKLAPEIAAQVIEGGRHACQQAGIALAGGHSIDAPEPIFGLAVTGVVPTERVKRNSTATAGCKLYLTKPLGIGVLTTAGKKNLLREEHAGLATEVMCQMNIAGADFAQIEGVKAMTDVTGFGLLGHLSEVCQGAGLQAEVWYQDVPKLPGVEEYIAQGCAPGGCSRNFASYGHLMGDMPPHWRDLLCDPQTSGGLLLAVEPGSEMEVAEVAARHGITLAAIGELKTARGGRPMIEIR, from the coding sequence ATGAAAGAAGCCATTCGCTTAACCCAGTACAGCCACGGCGCAGGATGCGGCTGTAAAATTTCCCCGAAAGTGCTCGAAACTATTCTGCACAGTAATCAGGCTAAATTTATCGATCCGCAGTTACTGGTGGGGAATGAAACCCGCGACGATGCCGCAGTTTACGATCTGGGAAATGGCACCTGCGTTATCAGCACCACCGACTTCTTCATGCCGATTGTTGACGACCCGTTTGATTTTGGCCGTATCGCCGCCACCAACGCTATCAGCGATATTTTTGCCATGGGCGGCAAACCCATTATGGCGATTGCCATTCTCGGCTGGCCGGTTGAAAAGTTAGCCCCGGAAATCGCCGCGCAGGTGATTGAAGGCGGTCGTCATGCCTGCCAACAGGCAGGGATCGCGCTGGCGGGCGGTCACTCAATCGATGCGCCGGAGCCGATTTTCGGCCTGGCGGTCACGGGTGTCGTGCCCACTGAACGTGTGAAGCGCAACAGTACCGCGACCGCAGGCTGCAAACTATATCTCACCAAACCGCTGGGCATTGGCGTACTGACCACCGCCGGTAAAAAGAACCTGCTGCGCGAAGAGCACGCCGGGCTGGCGACCGAAGTGATGTGCCAGATGAACATCGCGGGCGCGGACTTTGCTCAAATTGAGGGCGTTAAGGCCATGACGGACGTGACGGGATTTGGCCTGCTGGGGCATCTGAGCGAAGTGTGCCAGGGCGCCGGGTTACAGGCGGAGGTCTGGTACCAGGATGTACCCAAGCTGCCGGGCGTGGAAGAGTATATCGCCCAGGGCTGCGCGCCGGGCGGTTGCAGCCGTAACTTCGCCAGCTATGGTCATCTCATGGGCGATATGCCCCCGCACTGGCGCGATCTGTTATGCGATCCGCAAACCTCCGGCGGCCTGCTGCTGGCGGTCGAACCCGGCAGTGAAATGGAAGTAGCGGAGGTTGCTGCCCGCCATGGTATAACCCTCGCCGCCATTGGCGAACTGAAAACGGCCCGTGGCGGCCGTCCGATGATTGAGATCCGCTGA
- the ynjH gene encoding protein, which yields MHYLLLAGMALVMAFPAAADRYRPDVDVNVPAEVFSSGGQRAQRCDQCCVYQDQNYSEGAVIKAEGVMLQCQRDDKTLSTHPLVWRRVKP from the coding sequence ATGCACTATTTACTACTGGCGGGCATGGCGCTGGTGATGGCGTTTCCTGCGGCTGCAGATCGCTACCGCCCGGATGTGGACGTGAATGTGCCTGCTGAAGTATTCAGTTCTGGCGGGCAGCGAGCGCAGCGCTGCGATCAGTGCTGCGTCTATCAGGATCAAAACTATTCAGAAGGGGCGGTGATTAAGGCCGAAGGGGTGATGCTGCAATGCCAGCGTGATGATAAAACCCTTAGCACCCATCCTCTGGTCTGGCGTCGCGTGAAGCCATAA
- the nudG gene encoding pyrimidine (deoxy)nucleoside triphosphate pyrophosphohydrolase: protein MKEIDVVAAILERNGKILLAQRPPHGDQPGLWEFPGGKMEAGESQPQALIRELREELAIEAAPSRYVASHTRPVSGRLIHLHAWHVPHWQGEMQLLSHSALVWCAPEQASGYPLAPADIPLLDAFMASRDARPEDGC, encoded by the coding sequence ATGAAAGAAATCGATGTGGTAGCCGCCATTCTGGAGCGCAACGGGAAAATTTTGCTGGCCCAGCGCCCTCCGCATGGCGATCAGCCGGGGCTGTGGGAATTTCCGGGTGGGAAAATGGAAGCGGGAGAAAGCCAGCCGCAGGCATTGATCCGCGAATTGCGAGAGGAACTCGCAATTGAGGCCGCGCCTTCCCGCTACGTGGCGAGTCACACCAGGCCGGTCAGCGGACGCCTGATCCATCTTCATGCCTGGCATGTGCCGCACTGGCAAGGTGAAATGCAGTTATTAAGCCATAGCGCGCTGGTGTGGTGCGCCCCTGAACAGGCCAGCGGCTATCCGCTGGCGCCTGCAGACATCCCGCTTCTCGACGCGTTTATGGCTTCACGCGACGCCAGACCAGAGGATGGGTGCTAA